One genomic window of Peromyscus maniculatus bairdii isolate BWxNUB_F1_BW_parent chromosome 2, HU_Pman_BW_mat_3.1, whole genome shotgun sequence includes the following:
- the Rbis gene encoding ribosomal biogenesis factor isoform X2, translated as MAKNKLKGQKSRNVFHIASQRTFKAKNKAKPVTTNLKKINIMNDEKVNRMNTAFVNIQKELANFSKSLSLKSVQKELKPRENEPANVDEATRLMAQL; from the exons ATGGCCAAGAACAAATTAAAAGGGCAGAAGTCCAGGAATGTATTTCACATAGCCAGCCAAAGAACCTTCAAAGCTAAAAATAAGGCAAAACCAGTTACTACTAATCTTAAGAAG ataaACATTATGAATGATGAAAAAGTCAACAGAATGAACACAGCTTTTGTAAATATACAAAAAGAACTTGCAAACTTTTCAAAAAGCCTTTCTCTTAAATCTGTGCAGAAAGAGCTG AAGCCCCGTGAAAATGAACCGGCTAATGTTGATGAAGCGACAAGACTAATGGCTCAGTTGTGA